In Bacillus sp. Marseille-Q1617, a genomic segment contains:
- a CDS encoding MarR family transcriptional regulator translates to MGAWGTGLFDDDTTNDVRDSFIDYLDEGNTPEEATQLILEEYVEEFDPEEDLEVMSLVYIGLSSIQLEKKCLQEQVRKTAINLIERGADLELWEDADSKEYEERRKVLREFKERLINY, encoded by the coding sequence ATGGGTGCTTGGGGAACAGGACTATTTGATGATGATACAACTAATGATGTGAGAGATAGTTTTATTGACTACTTAGATGAAGGAAATACACCTGAAGAAGCTACACAGCTAATCTTGGAGGAATATGTAGAAGAGTTTGATCCTGAAGAGGATTTGGAGGTAATGTCTCTAGTTTATATTGGTCTTTCATCTATACAATTGGAGAAAAAATGCCTCCAGGAACAAGTTCGTAAAACTGCTATAAACTTAATTGAACGAGGTGCAGACCTTGAGCTCTGGGAAGACGCTGATTCTAAAGAATATGAAGAACGAAGGAAAGTTTTAAGGGAATTTAAAGAAAGACTAATTAACTATTAA
- a CDS encoding rhodanese-related sulfurtransferase → MSQKPYRVLLYYNYVTIENPEEVTAKHKELCQELGLMGRILISSEGINGTCSGTIEQTDAYMEAMKNDPHFHDTVFKIDEADEHAFKKLKVKHRPELVTLRLEDEVNPHEITGEYLAPKDFFEQIQSEDTILLDARNDYEYDLGHFRGAIRPDIRNFRDLPDWVRENKELLADKKIITYCTGGIRCEKFSGWLLKEGFENVAQLHGGIVTYGQDPEVQGDLWDGQLYVFDERIAVPVNRKEHVVVGKDYFDGEPCERYVNCAHPPCNKKILCSEENEHKYMRSCSDECRRSEENRYIIEHGLTEEEVAERLAVIEAEKETANA, encoded by the coding sequence ATGAGTCAAAAACCTTACAGAGTTCTTCTGTACTACAACTATGTAACAATCGAAAACCCTGAGGAAGTGACTGCGAAGCATAAGGAATTATGCCAGGAGCTGGGTCTAATGGGACGCATCCTGATTTCTTCAGAAGGAATCAACGGAACATGCTCTGGTACAATCGAGCAGACAGATGCATACATGGAAGCTATGAAAAATGATCCTCATTTTCACGATACTGTCTTCAAAATTGATGAAGCAGACGAGCATGCTTTCAAAAAATTAAAAGTGAAACATCGTCCAGAGCTTGTGACACTTCGTCTAGAAGATGAGGTGAACCCTCATGAGATCACTGGTGAATATCTAGCGCCAAAAGATTTCTTTGAGCAGATCCAAAGTGAAGATACAATTCTTCTTGATGCCCGTAATGACTACGAATACGATCTTGGTCACTTCCGCGGTGCGATCAGACCTGATATCCGCAATTTCCGCGACCTGCCGGATTGGGTCCGTGAAAATAAAGAACTATTGGCTGACAAAAAAATCATCACTTACTGCACAGGTGGTATCCGCTGTGAGAAATTCTCAGGCTGGTTATTGAAAGAAGGCTTCGAGAATGTTGCTCAGCTGCACGGTGGAATTGTCACGTATGGACAAGACCCAGAAGTGCAAGGCGATCTATGGGACGGACAGCTTTACGTATTTGATGAACGTATTGCAGTGCCAGTCAACCGCAAAGAGCATGTCGTTGTCGGTAAAGACTACTTTGACGGCGAGCCATGTGAGCGCTATGTGAATTGTGCACACCCGCCATGTAACAAGAAAATCCTTTGCTCAGAAGAAAACGAGCATAAATATATGAGAAGCTGCTCTGATGAGTGCCGCAGAAGCGAAGAAAACCGTTATATCATCGAACACGGTTTGACTGAGGAAGAAGTGGCTGAGCGTTTGGCAGTGATTGAGGCTGAGAAAGAGACAGCTAACGCTTAA
- a CDS encoding penicillin-binding transpeptidase domain-containing protein, whose translation MFKKMFLLSLVAAAGILMAGCQEKAQPDDRLKEYVDLWNDKKFEKMYDSYLSSSAKETYKKEDVVKRTNDIYEDLAVTDLKVNFKKPKEEKEWDKEKEADFPVTITMNTLAGEVSYEETVTLRKQEKDDEENWYVDWKPAFILPELEKGDKVGVESIPAKRGEIYDRNENPLAINGEAFQIGIVPKEFKDSDLKKLSSLLEISPEAIQKELDQSWVQPEYFVPVKKLPISERPLALDIIELPGLYSKRVEARQYPYGEAAAHITGYLGKINAEKLEKLKDEGYTAQSLLGISGAEEVYEEKLRGQSGQRIYLTKVNGEEVTVAEQEVEDGKKIMLTLDAEMQKKLYDQMKDEVGTAAAVNPETGEALALVSVPSYDPNEFALGMAGDKFDKIYNDPDQPLRNRFNKTYSPGSAMKGITASVGLKSGKLDPDKTFKINGKTWRKDESWGGYKIVRVFDNDSVVDLESAMKYSDNIYFARVGMEMGAETFIQGLKDFGFGEEIPMSYPVTKSQISNDGSISKEILLADSAFGQGEVLMSIVHLASAYGGIINDGTMMKPVLLKDEEQGVWKEGLLSPEQSQLMRTNLRKVVSEGIAGKAQVAGKEIAGKTGTAEIKSEQGTTGKENGLFVSYDQKNPEFVLAMLLEGVEDRGGSTHTVQVAQKFYSNY comes from the coding sequence ATGTTTAAAAAAATGTTCTTGCTTAGTCTGGTTGCTGCGGCGGGAATTTTGATGGCAGGCTGTCAGGAGAAAGCTCAGCCTGATGATCGATTGAAAGAGTATGTCGATCTTTGGAACGACAAGAAGTTTGAAAAAATGTATGATTCATATCTTTCATCTTCCGCAAAAGAAACCTATAAAAAAGAAGATGTCGTAAAACGGACAAATGACATATATGAAGATTTGGCTGTTACGGATCTGAAGGTAAATTTTAAAAAGCCAAAAGAAGAAAAAGAGTGGGATAAGGAAAAAGAGGCAGATTTCCCTGTCACTATCACAATGAATACATTGGCGGGCGAGGTTTCTTATGAGGAAACTGTCACCCTTCGGAAACAGGAAAAAGACGATGAAGAGAATTGGTATGTCGATTGGAAGCCGGCATTCATCCTCCCTGAATTGGAAAAAGGGGATAAAGTCGGCGTTGAGAGTATCCCTGCCAAGCGGGGCGAAATCTATGACCGGAATGAAAATCCGCTGGCAATAAACGGTGAGGCTTTTCAAATCGGCATCGTGCCAAAGGAATTTAAAGACAGCGATCTGAAAAAGCTGTCATCCCTCTTGGAAATATCGCCTGAAGCGATTCAGAAAGAATTAGATCAAAGCTGGGTCCAGCCCGAATATTTTGTACCGGTTAAGAAGCTGCCGATATCCGAACGGCCGCTAGCACTGGATATCATCGAGCTGCCTGGCCTCTATTCAAAAAGAGTGGAAGCCCGCCAATATCCTTACGGTGAAGCGGCTGCCCATATTACAGGGTATCTCGGAAAAATTAACGCAGAGAAGCTGGAGAAATTAAAGGATGAAGGGTATACGGCGCAATCCTTACTCGGTATAAGCGGGGCGGAGGAAGTATACGAGGAGAAGCTCCGCGGTCAAAGCGGTCAGCGAATCTATCTGACTAAAGTGAACGGAGAAGAAGTGACGGTCGCTGAACAGGAAGTGGAAGACGGGAAAAAAATCATGTTGACATTGGATGCCGAAATGCAGAAAAAACTGTACGACCAGATGAAGGATGAAGTCGGGACGGCCGCGGCTGTCAATCCTGAAACTGGAGAGGCATTGGCACTTGTGAGCGTCCCATCCTATGATCCGAATGAATTTGCACTCGGGATGGCCGGTGATAAGTTTGACAAGATTTATAACGATCCCGATCAGCCGTTGCGAAATCGTTTCAACAAGACGTATTCACCAGGTTCTGCGATGAAGGGAATCACCGCTTCGGTTGGCTTGAAGTCAGGGAAGCTTGATCCCGACAAAACGTTTAAGATAAATGGAAAGACGTGGAGAAAGGATGAATCCTGGGGAGGTTACAAGATTGTCAGGGTCTTTGATAATGACAGCGTAGTGGATCTCGAAAGTGCCATGAAGTACTCGGATAATATTTACTTTGCCAGAGTGGGAATGGAAATGGGTGCTGAAACCTTTATCCAAGGTCTGAAGGATTTCGGGTTCGGTGAAGAGATTCCTATGTCTTACCCCGTTACGAAATCGCAAATTTCTAATGACGGCAGCATTTCCAAAGAAATCCTGCTTGCGGATTCAGCCTTTGGGCAAGGAGAGGTCCTGATGAGTATTGTTCACCTGGCCAGTGCTTATGGCGGCATCATCAACGATGGCACCATGATGAAGCCGGTTCTCTTGAAGGATGAAGAACAAGGAGTGTGGAAAGAGGGGCTGTTGAGTCCTGAGCAGTCTCAGCTGATGAGAACGAACCTCCGGAAAGTCGTTTCTGAGGGAATCGCGGGTAAGGCTCAGGTTGCCGGTAAAGAGATAGCTGGTAAAACTGGCACAGCCGAAATTAAATCGGAACAGGGAACGACAGGGAAAGAAAATGGATTGTTCGTTTCCTATGACCAGAAGAATCCTGAGTTTGTACTCGCGATGCTTCTTGAAGGTGTGGAAGACCGCGGCGGAAGTACGCATACGGTACAGGTGGCGCAGAAGTTCTATTCGAATTATTGA
- a CDS encoding SDR family oxidoreductase codes for MNLFLTGSTGFLGGKLIKNLLQDKQNEVYILVRNVEKAETLRDSFASADQQRIHIYQGDITYPKGGLSDEDIEWLTNKIDAVYHLAALVKFDLNLRDELFAANYDGTKHILELASIMQVKKFYYVSTAYTVGTLTHGMEELYPTNRRFNNPYEESKVKSEHLVFSYRDKMDISIFRPAIIVGDSKTGEADSQFTLYGFMRALAVFKRKSARKNDNNRTYRLLAAKNGTSNLVPVDYVADILSLAPQKAEADKIYHITNPNPPTNFDLLEMLKEALEFHSLSVVESSDEQLDVEEVKLNSLIDVFKVYLEGNLSFEDRNTQELIRGTNISHLDMSEDTIEMIIKAGYKTKEVI; via the coding sequence TTGAACCTATTTCTGACAGGCTCGACAGGTTTCCTTGGCGGGAAACTTATCAAGAACCTTTTACAGGATAAACAGAACGAAGTCTATATTTTAGTAAGGAATGTAGAAAAGGCGGAGACCCTCAGAGACTCATTTGCATCAGCCGACCAGCAGCGGATCCATATCTACCAAGGGGACATTACTTACCCTAAGGGAGGGTTGTCGGATGAAGATATCGAGTGGCTTACAAATAAAATAGATGCCGTCTACCATTTAGCAGCTCTCGTAAAATTCGATCTTAATTTAAGGGACGAATTGTTTGCAGCAAACTACGACGGAACAAAACATATACTCGAATTGGCATCCATCATGCAAGTCAAAAAGTTCTACTATGTTAGCACGGCATACACAGTAGGAACGTTGACTCATGGGATGGAAGAGCTGTACCCAACAAACAGACGCTTCAACAACCCTTACGAGGAGAGCAAAGTGAAATCTGAACATCTAGTATTCTCGTACAGAGACAAAATGGATATTTCCATATTCAGACCGGCCATCATTGTCGGCGATTCAAAGACAGGGGAAGCCGATTCGCAGTTTACCCTGTACGGATTCATGCGTGCCCTCGCTGTCTTTAAACGTAAATCAGCTCGGAAAAATGACAACAACCGAACATATAGGCTGCTGGCTGCCAAGAACGGAACGTCCAACCTGGTGCCGGTCGATTATGTTGCCGACATTCTCAGCCTGGCACCTCAGAAAGCAGAAGCGGATAAAATTTATCACATTACAAATCCGAACCCTCCGACAAACTTTGATTTGTTGGAAATGCTAAAAGAAGCATTGGAATTCCACAGCTTGTCTGTTGTGGAAAGTTCGGATGAGCAGCTTGATGTAGAAGAAGTGAAATTGAACAGTTTGATTGATGTTTTTAAAGTCTATCTTGAGGGGAACCTTTCATTTGAAGACAGGAATACGCAAGAGCTTATTCGGGGGACAAATATTTCTCATTTAGATATGTCTGAAGATACGATTGAAATGATAATCAAGGCTGGTTATAAAACAAAAGAGGTAATATAG
- a CDS encoding manganese-dependent inorganic pyrophosphatase, producing MSKTLIFGHKNPDTDTITSALVYADLKSKIGMDVEPVRLGEVNGETQYALDYFKVEAPRLVETVANETDTVILVDHNERQQSADDIEKVRVLEVIDHHRIANFETADPLYYRAEPVGCTATILNKIYKEKGVEVTKEMAGLMLSAIISDSLLFKSPTCTDEDVAAANELSEIAGVDAQEYGLEMLKAGADTSSKSIAELVTLDAKEFSMGTAKVEVAQVNVVDTNDVLGRQAEIEAAMETLIKEKGLDLFLLVVTDILENDSTALALGSKQAEVEKAFNVKLENNTAVLKGVVSRKKQIVPVLTDAIK from the coding sequence ATGAGTAAAACACTTATTTTCGGTCACAAAAATCCTGATACGGATACAATCACGTCAGCACTAGTGTATGCTGATTTAAAATCAAAAATCGGTATGGACGTGGAGCCTGTCCGTTTGGGAGAAGTGAACGGTGAAACACAATACGCGCTGGATTATTTCAAGGTAGAAGCGCCTCGTTTGGTAGAAACAGTGGCAAACGAAACGGACACAGTCATCCTTGTCGACCACAACGAGCGTCAGCAAAGTGCAGATGATATCGAAAAAGTACGTGTTCTTGAGGTTATCGACCACCACCGTATCGCAAACTTTGAAACAGCGGATCCTTTATACTACCGCGCAGAGCCGGTTGGATGTACGGCAACGATTTTAAACAAAATCTATAAGGAAAAAGGTGTGGAAGTAACGAAGGAAATGGCCGGATTAATGCTATCAGCAATCATCTCGGACTCCTTGTTATTCAAATCACCCACTTGCACAGACGAAGACGTGGCAGCAGCGAATGAATTGTCTGAAATCGCTGGCGTAGACGCTCAGGAATACGGTCTTGAAATGCTGAAAGCAGGAGCGGATACGAGCTCGAAATCGATCGCTGAGCTTGTGACCCTTGATGCGAAAGAATTCTCAATGGGTACGGCGAAAGTGGAAGTCGCTCAAGTGAACGTGGTAGACACGAATGATGTTCTTGGACGCCAGGCTGAAATCGAAGCGGCGATGGAAACATTGATCAAAGAAAAAGGATTGGACCTTTTCCTATTGGTCGTGACAGACATCCTTGAAAACGACTCGACTGCACTTGCGCTTGGAAGCAAGCAGGCTGAAGTTGAGAAGGCATTCAATGTGAAGCTTGAGAACAACACAGCAGTGTTGAAGGGTGTAGTTTCTCGTAAGAAGCAAATCGTACCTGTTTTGACGGATGCGATCAAGTAA
- a CDS encoding VOC family protein yields MNLKRIHHIAIICSDYEKSKEFYVNKLGLQPLREVYREERQSYKLDLALNGEYVIELFSFPDAPARPSYPEAKGLRHLAFEVENIEESVVELNKHGIVPEEIRLDPHTQKRFTFFEDPDGLPLELYER; encoded by the coding sequence ATGAACCTTAAACGAATCCATCACATCGCCATCATCTGTTCAGACTATGAAAAATCAAAAGAGTTCTATGTTAACAAGCTGGGGCTCCAACCATTAAGAGAAGTCTACAGAGAAGAAAGACAATCATACAAACTGGACCTTGCTTTAAATGGTGAGTATGTCATTGAACTTTTTTCATTTCCGGATGCACCTGCGCGTCCAAGTTATCCGGAAGCAAAAGGGCTTCGCCACTTGGCATTTGAAGTAGAAAATATAGAAGAATCGGTGGTTGAACTTAATAAGCATGGGATTGTTCCTGAAGAAATCAGATTGGATCCTCATACACAAAAGCGATTTACCTTTTTTGAAGATCCGGATGGATTGCCATTGGAGTTATATGAAAGATAG
- a CDS encoding helix-turn-helix domain-containing protein, with translation MDYSAIGTKIRELRKEIGLTQGELAEDICTQALISRIEKGDIYPSAASLYQISKKLGVDVNYFFEIGSTPRLDYVKEVERQLRKLRIKLKYNEMMDVIKVEESNPLFYKDSTNLQLLYWHKSIYLFEVQKDHKKAIEILKEAFHLTASPKKVLTEREIEILMTLGVFEFNLGNHEQSMEYYAQVKSALNTLEHLNDKSIKTRLLYNIARSLTRLGNYKESTGYCEQAIKWCVEEEHLWGLGELYYHIGHNYEQEGKLEEALPYIEKSMIIFEMRNNNSYHSYLLKKKEQIIAKRKERNRNKKEHSP, from the coding sequence GTGGATTACTCGGCAATTGGGACAAAGATCAGAGAGCTTAGAAAAGAGATTGGATTGACGCAAGGGGAGTTGGCAGAAGACATATGCACCCAGGCGTTGATCAGCCGTATTGAAAAAGGAGACATCTATCCAAGTGCCGCATCCCTCTATCAGATCTCGAAAAAATTAGGGGTTGATGTGAACTATTTCTTTGAAATTGGATCAACTCCCAGATTGGATTATGTCAAAGAGGTTGAACGGCAGTTGCGGAAACTGAGGATTAAGTTGAAATACAACGAGATGATGGATGTAATCAAAGTGGAAGAGAGCAACCCTCTTTTTTATAAGGACTCTACCAATCTGCAGCTTCTTTATTGGCATAAAAGTATTTATTTATTCGAAGTTCAAAAAGATCATAAGAAAGCCATTGAAATTCTAAAGGAAGCCTTTCATCTTACTGCTTCCCCCAAAAAAGTACTGACGGAGAGAGAGATAGAAATCCTCATGACTCTGGGGGTCTTTGAGTTTAACTTAGGAAATCATGAACAATCGATGGAGTACTATGCTCAAGTCAAAAGTGCTTTAAATACTCTTGAGCATCTCAATGACAAGTCGATAAAAACAAGGCTTCTATACAATATCGCCAGAAGCTTAACCCGTTTAGGAAACTACAAAGAGTCCACCGGATATTGCGAACAAGCCATAAAATGGTGTGTGGAAGAGGAGCATCTCTGGGGACTTGGAGAACTTTACTATCACATAGGACATAATTATGAGCAGGAAGGCAAACTGGAAGAGGCATTGCCATATATAGAAAAGTCGATGATCATATTTGAAATGCGCAATAATAACAGCTACCATTCCTATCTTTTGAAGAAAAAAGAACAGATCATCGCTAAAAGAAAAGAAAGAAACAGAAATAAAAAAGAGCACTCTCCTTAA
- a CDS encoding helix-turn-helix domain-containing protein — protein MDYSLIGKKIKELRKIVGLTQGELADGICTQALISRIEKGDIYPSATALYQISKKLGVDVNYFFEIGTTPRLDYIQEVERQLRKLRIRLKYEEMMEMVKAEEKNPIFFKDNQNLQLLLWHKGIYMFEIEKKREDAIATFYKAFHLTYDSKKALSEREMEILLSIGALEFTGENYDKSLDIYNEVRQGLRMFTKLNDKSIKTRMLYNIARVLTRLGKRQESIERCEEAIRWCLEEENLYGLGQLHYHIGYNHELEGSYDKALDYIEKSILIFDMLQDDKYLSYLMKKKEEILSKQENLKEGTIQ, from the coding sequence TTGGACTACTCCTTGATAGGCAAGAAAATCAAAGAACTCCGTAAGATTGTCGGCTTGACTCAAGGGGAGCTGGCAGACGGAATATGTACCCAGGCCTTGATCAGCAGGATTGAAAAAGGGGACATATACCCGAGTGCCACTGCTCTTTATCAAATTTCCAAAAAACTTGGTGTGGACGTCAACTACTTCTTTGAGATCGGTACGACTCCTAGGCTTGATTACATACAGGAAGTGGAGCGTCAATTACGGAAGCTGCGCATCAGGCTTAAGTATGAAGAGATGATGGAGATGGTAAAAGCGGAAGAAAAGAATCCTATCTTTTTCAAAGACAATCAAAACCTGCAACTTCTCCTTTGGCATAAGGGAATCTACATGTTTGAAATCGAAAAAAAGAGGGAGGATGCAATCGCTACTTTTTATAAAGCCTTCCATCTCACTTATGATAGTAAAAAAGCATTGTCCGAAAGGGAAATGGAAATTCTCTTGAGTATCGGCGCCCTTGAGTTCACAGGCGAAAATTATGATAAATCTTTAGACATTTACAACGAAGTCAGACAGGGCTTGAGAATGTTTACTAAACTGAACGATAAGTCGATCAAAACACGGATGCTTTATAATATCGCCAGAGTCTTGACGCGGTTAGGAAAACGCCAGGAATCCATCGAGCGGTGTGAAGAAGCCATCAGGTGGTGTCTGGAAGAGGAAAATCTGTACGGATTGGGACAATTGCACTACCATATCGGCTATAATCATGAGTTGGAAGGATCTTATGATAAAGCACTGGACTATATAGAGAAGTCCATCCTGATTTTCGATATGCTCCAGGACGACAAGTATCTATCCTATCTGATGAAGAAAAAGGAAGAAATCCTATCCAAGCAGGAAAACCTTAAAGAAGGGACCATACAATGA
- a CDS encoding CBS domain-containing protein → MNTTTYSLSERYEVAFNQIHEALKKQVKSRSDKFTSLVHSGRHHRVISTYQDELFQYAKLRNALVHEKTELGYYIAEPHKEVVERIEKIARVLTNPNYALTIATKDIIFFQLEDSIEDVINGIRTYNYSQYPVYQDGVCMGLMTAKGIVKWLAERMMGSIVDLAHVKIKDVFQHEKEHPLAFTAKSSTIFDVEELFERYHQRKVDLEAVIITENGRKDEVPLGIVTAWDLIEIDYAAD, encoded by the coding sequence ATGAATACAACGACCTACTCACTATCGGAGCGATATGAAGTCGCATTCAATCAAATTCATGAGGCGTTGAAAAAGCAGGTGAAATCAAGGTCTGATAAATTCACCAGCCTCGTACACTCGGGACGGCATCACCGGGTCATCAGTACGTACCAGGATGAACTCTTTCAATATGCTAAACTGCGAAATGCACTGGTTCATGAAAAAACGGAATTAGGTTACTACATTGCCGAACCGCATAAGGAAGTAGTCGAGAGAATCGAAAAGATTGCACGTGTTCTTACCAATCCCAATTATGCTTTGACCATAGCAACAAAAGACATCATCTTCTTCCAGCTGGAAGACAGTATCGAAGACGTCATCAATGGTATCAGAACATATAATTATTCTCAGTACCCTGTTTATCAGGATGGGGTCTGCATGGGTTTAATGACCGCAAAAGGAATTGTAAAGTGGCTGGCAGAACGGATGATGGGGAGTATTGTAGACCTGGCCCATGTGAAAATTAAAGACGTTTTTCAACATGAGAAAGAACATCCATTAGCTTTTACGGCCAAATCGTCTACCATATTCGATGTGGAAGAATTATTTGAGCGTTATCATCAGCGTAAAGTTGATCTTGAAGCGGTCATCATAACGGAAAATGGACGGAAAGATGAGGTGCCGCTTGGAATCGTAACGGCGTGGGACCTGATTGAAATTGACTATGCAGCAGACTAG